The Muntiacus reevesi chromosome 7, mMunRee1.1, whole genome shotgun sequence genome includes a region encoding these proteins:
- the PTGDR gene encoding prostaglandin D2 receptor, translating to MRPLFYRCHNTTSVEKGNSATMGWVLFSTGLVGNLLALGLLARSGLGSCPPRSPRPPPSVFYVLVFGLTITDLLGKCLVSPFVLSAYAQNRSLRGLLPGSDSSLCQAFAFFMSFFGLASTLQLLAMALECWLSLGHPFFYRRHLTPRRGAMVAPVVGAFCLAFCALPFVGFGKFVQYCPGTWCFFQMVHEERSLSVLSYSVLYASLMLLLVLAIVLCNLSAMRNLYAMHRRLRRLLRPGPRERAEPGAGEREATPLHLEELDHLLLLALMTVLFTMCSLPLIYRAYYGAFKAVPEQNGTAEEIEDLRALRFLSVISIVDPWIFIIFRTSVFRMFFHKIFIRPLIYRNWHSNSCQTNMESSL from the exons ATGAGGCCGCTGTTTTACCGCTGCCACAACACCACGTCGGTGGAGAAGGGCAATTCGGCGACGATGGGCTGGGTGCTCTTCAGCACCGGCCTCGTGGGCAACCTGCTGGCCCTGGGACTGCTGGCGCGCTCCGGTCTGGGGTCGTGCCCGCCGCGCTCGCCGCGCCCGCCGCCCTCCGTCTTCTACGTGCTGGTGTTCGGCCTGACGATCACAGACCTCCTGGGCAAGTGCCTCGTGAGCCCCTTCGTGCTGTCCGCCTACGCGCAGAACCGGAGCCTGCGGGGGCTGCTGCCCGGATCCGACAGCTCTCTGTGCCAAGCCTTCGCCTTCTTCATGTCCTTCTTCGGGCTCGCCTCGACGCTCCAGCTGCTGGCCATGGCCCTGGAGTGCTGGCTTTCCCTGGGGCACCCCTTCTTCTATCGACGGCACCTCACCCCGCGCCGGGGCGCAATGGTGGCGCCGGTGGTGGGCGCCTTCTGCCTCGCTTTCTGCGCGCTGCCCTTCGTGGGCTTCGGGAAGTTCGTGCAGTACTGCCCTGGCACCTGGTGCTTCTTCCAGATGGTCCACGAGGAGCGCTCGCTGTCCGTGCTGAGCTACTCGGTGCTCTACGCCAGCCTCATGCTGCTGCTGGTCCTCGCCATCGTGCTCTGCAACCTGAGCGCCATGCGCAACCTCTACGCCATGCACCGGCGGCTGCGGCGACTCCTGCGCCCTGGCCCCAGGGAACGCGCCGAGCCGGGCGCCGGCGAGAGGGAGGCGACCCCGCTGCACCTGGAGGAGCTGGATCACCTCCTGCTGCTAGCCCTCATGACCGTGCTCTTCACCATGTGCTCCCTGCCTTTAATT taTCGTGCTTACTATGGAGCATTTAAAGCTGTTCCTGAGCAAAATGGAACCGCTGAAGAAATTGAAGACCTCCGAGCCTTGCGCTTTCTCTCTGTGATCTCAATTGTGGACCCTTGGATTTTCATCATTTTCAGAACATCGGTGTTTCGAATGTTTTTTCACAAGATTTTCATAAGGCCTCTTATATATAGAAATTGGCACAGCAATTCTTGCCAAACTAACATGGAATCCAGTCTATAA